A single window of Candidatus Flexicrinis affinis DNA harbors:
- a CDS encoding 50S ribosomal protein L28: protein MAICAVCGKKPQFGNSRSFSMRATRRKFSPNLQVVKVKEGNTFVRKTMCTKCIKALAKDA, encoded by the coding sequence ATGGCTATCTGCGCAGTCTGCGGGAAGAAGCCGCAGTTCGGCAATTCTCGCAGTTTCTCGATGCGTGCAACGCGGCGGAAGTTTAGTCCAAATCTTCAGGTTGTGAAGGTTAAAGAGGGCAACACTTTCGTGCGCAAGACCATGTGCACCAAGTGCATCAAGGCGCTTGCAAAGGACGCGTAG
- a CDS encoding ribulose-phosphate 3-epimerase, with translation MTGRVSLAPPKIVPSLLSADFTQLGLQVSECEYAGAEWLHLDVMDGRFVPNITFGPMIVKAVRRVTRLPLDVHLMIIEPERYVEDFVKAGADHVTVHVEASPHLHRTLQRIRELGAKAGIALNPHTPISAIEEVLESADIVLVMTVNPGFGGQRLIEPTLDKIRHLADLATRRGLSFEIGADGGINRETARRTVDSGATYLVAGNAIFRDPTGIAGALDSLRRAAGGGA, from the coding sequence ATCACCGGACGAGTATCGTTGGCTCCACCCAAAATAGTTCCTTCACTGCTCTCGGCGGACTTCACACAGCTCGGCTTGCAGGTCTCCGAATGTGAATACGCCGGCGCCGAGTGGCTTCACCTCGACGTGATGGACGGACGCTTCGTCCCCAACATCACCTTCGGCCCCATGATTGTCAAGGCCGTGCGACGCGTCACACGGTTGCCGCTCGACGTGCACCTGATGATTATCGAACCGGAGCGCTACGTCGAGGATTTCGTAAAGGCCGGTGCCGACCATGTCACGGTGCATGTCGAGGCGTCGCCTCACCTCCATCGCACGCTTCAGAGGATCCGCGAATTGGGCGCAAAGGCCGGCATCGCGCTCAATCCGCACACGCCGATTTCCGCCATCGAGGAGGTTCTCGAAAGCGCAGACATCGTTTTGGTCATGACGGTCAATCCGGGTTTCGGGGGGCAGCGGCTCATCGAGCCCACGCTCGACAAGATTCGACACCTGGCCGACCTCGCGACTCGGCGTGGTCTGTCGTTTGAGATCGGCGCGGACGGCGGCATCAATCGGGAGACGGCCCGGCGCACGGTCGACTCGGGTGCGACATATCTCGTCGCCGGAAACGCCATCTTTCGCGACCCGACCGGCATCGCAGGCGCGCTCGACTCGCTGCGGAGGGCGGCTGGAGGTGGCGCGTAA
- a CDS encoding aldo/keto reductase family protein: MQYRRLGRTGLKVSALSIGAWLTYGSSRVEYDTAAACLHAAIESGINFIDVADIYARGEAEKVVGKAIKSYDRTSLVISTKAYWGMSDDVNDRGLSRKHIMESVEKSLKRFDMEYLDLFFCHRYDDETPTEETVRAIGDLIAQGKILYWGTSMWSAANIEEAVGIARATNTYAPVTEQPLYNMLDREHVEGELEDVCDKYGIGLVVWSPLAQGVLTGKYNDGIPADSRGSNADPSWFGKQIAEDRIDRVRKLTALAADAGTSTAALALAWAMKHRAISSVITGATKPEHVHDNLKALDVTITPELDTAIEDILQNKPVRRKFN, translated from the coding sequence ATGCAGTATCGGCGGCTGGGCCGTACCGGCTTGAAGGTGAGTGCCTTGAGCATTGGGGCGTGGCTGACCTACGGAAGCAGCCGGGTCGAATATGACACTGCTGCCGCGTGCCTCCATGCGGCGATTGAGAGCGGGATCAACTTTATCGACGTTGCCGACATTTACGCGCGCGGTGAAGCAGAAAAGGTCGTTGGGAAGGCCATCAAGAGCTACGACCGGACGAGCCTCGTAATCAGCACCAAAGCGTACTGGGGGATGAGCGACGACGTCAACGACCGCGGGCTGAGTCGCAAACACATCATGGAGTCGGTCGAGAAATCGCTGAAGCGTTTCGACATGGAGTATCTCGATCTGTTCTTCTGTCATCGCTACGACGACGAGACACCCACCGAAGAAACGGTTCGCGCGATTGGCGACCTGATCGCGCAGGGCAAGATCCTTTACTGGGGCACGAGCATGTGGTCGGCGGCGAACATTGAGGAAGCGGTTGGCATCGCACGCGCCACCAACACCTACGCACCCGTCACCGAACAGCCGCTCTATAACATGTTGGACCGTGAACACGTCGAGGGCGAGCTCGAAGACGTGTGCGACAAGTATGGGATCGGGCTGGTGGTGTGGAGCCCGCTGGCGCAAGGCGTCTTGACCGGCAAGTATAACGATGGGATTCCAGCCGACAGCCGCGGGTCGAACGCCGACCCGAGCTGGTTCGGCAAGCAGATCGCCGAAGATCGTATCGATCGTGTTCGCAAATTGACTGCGCTGGCCGCAGACGCCGGCACGTCGACGGCGGCATTGGCGCTTGCGTGGGCGATGAAGCACCGCGCGATTTCGAGCGTGATCACCGGCGCGACCAAACCGGAACACGTTCACGACAACCTGAAGGCGCTCGATGTCACGATTACGCCGGAACTCGACACGGCCATCGAGGACATCTTGCAGAACAAGCCGGTGCGGCGTAAGTTCAACTAG
- a CDS encoding glycosyltransferase family 4 protein — protein sequence MRVLMISKACVVGIYQKKLEDIARLGIDLTVVVPPSWRDERGVQTLERVYVDGYDLRVLPIRFNGSFHLHTYRGLGPLVAELKPDLVHVDEEPYNAATWQAIWHARRVGAKVVMFSWQNLLRHYPPPFSWGERWALARCDLLIAGTESAADVWRDKGYSGPIRTMPQFGTDPELFRPTTEQRTAYRPFVIGYFGRLVPEKGVHVLLEAVADLSGDWRAMIVGGGPELGRLKAQAASLDIVQRVEFRAQVPSTQMPNLYHEIDLLVLPSLTRPNWKEQFGRVLVEAMASGVPVIGTDSGAIPSVVRDGGIIVPEGTASVLRDAIQSLIDQPEHRRELAEKGRMRVVEQFTQQTVASETVLAYRVLCGDATGLAHPFP from the coding sequence CTGCGCGTGCTGATGATCTCCAAGGCGTGTGTGGTCGGTATCTATCAGAAGAAACTTGAAGACATTGCCCGGCTTGGCATCGATTTGACGGTCGTCGTGCCGCCGTCGTGGCGTGACGAACGCGGCGTACAGACGCTTGAGCGCGTGTACGTTGACGGTTACGACCTGCGCGTGCTGCCCATCCGCTTCAATGGCAGTTTTCACCTCCACACGTATCGCGGGCTGGGACCGCTTGTTGCGGAGCTGAAGCCCGATCTCGTGCACGTGGACGAAGAGCCGTACAACGCGGCGACATGGCAGGCGATATGGCACGCGCGCCGTGTCGGAGCCAAAGTCGTCATGTTCAGTTGGCAGAACTTGCTGCGTCATTATCCTCCGCCGTTTTCGTGGGGAGAGCGGTGGGCTTTGGCACGCTGTGATCTGCTCATCGCGGGGACCGAAAGCGCCGCAGACGTATGGCGCGACAAAGGGTATTCCGGGCCGATACGCACGATGCCGCAGTTTGGCACCGACCCTGAGTTGTTCCGGCCGACAACGGAACAGCGGACTGCGTATAGACCATTCGTTATCGGCTACTTTGGCCGGCTCGTCCCCGAGAAAGGCGTGCACGTGCTGCTGGAGGCGGTGGCCGACCTCTCAGGCGACTGGCGGGCGATGATCGTGGGTGGAGGACCGGAACTGGGCCGGCTCAAGGCGCAGGCCGCGTCACTCGACATCGTGCAGCGCGTCGAGTTCCGTGCACAGGTGCCTTCCACTCAGATGCCAAACCTCTATCATGAGATCGACTTGCTGGTACTGCCTTCTCTGACGCGCCCGAATTGGAAAGAGCAGTTCGGCCGGGTGCTGGTCGAGGCCATGGCCTCCGGTGTGCCGGTGATCGGCACCGACAGCGGCGCCATTCCATCAGTCGTGCGCGACGGGGGGATTATCGTCCCTGAAGGCACTGCGTCGGTCTTGCGCGACGCTATCCAGTCGCTGATCGATCAGCCCGAGCACCGCCGGGAATTGGCGGAAAAGGGCAGGATGCGCGTCGTGGAGCAGTTCACACAGCAAACTGTTGCGAGTGAAACCGTGCTTGCGTACCGCGTGCTGTGCGGTGACGCGACAGGCTTGGCCCACCCCTTTCCATAA